Proteins encoded together in one Impatiens glandulifera chromosome 1, dImpGla2.1, whole genome shotgun sequence window:
- the LOC124941373 gene encoding uncharacterized protein LOC124941373: MGPGSKFYFQKYIQTSLEDDFKTVVGVSHVLWASFVIFLLLNINDNLGGWNRASSYYEKNGYGNHPKTLQTAKENFELALEVDNSNKQARGAALLVEAAVCVIQMHNMN; the protein is encoded by the exons ATGGGTCCAGGAAGTAAATTTTACTTCCAAAAGTATATCCAAACGTCATTGGAGGATGATTTCAAAACAGTTGTAGGAGTAAG tCATGTCTTGTGGGCGTCATTTGTGATCTTCTTGCTCCTGAATATTAATG ATAATCTTGGTGGTTGGAACAGAGCTTCAagttattatgaaaaaaatggcTATGGAAATCACCCAAAGACATTGCAGACGGCAAAGGAGAATTTTGAGTTAGCCCTGGAGGTTgacaattcaaataaacaagCTAG AGGGGCTGCTTTATTGGTTGAAGCTGCAGTATGTGTGATCCAGATGCATAATATGAACTAG